DNA sequence from the Sediminibacillus dalangtanensis genome:
CATAAAAGAAGCCCAGGCCCGTGGTTATAAAAAGTTGAACCTGGAAACAGGCTCGATGGCAGCTTTTCTTCCTGCGCGGAAATTATACGAGAGCTTTGGATTTCACTATTGTCCGCCGTTTGCTTCATACAAGGAAGATGAAAATAGCGTGTTTATGATGAAAGAGACTTAGATTTCCTTTATACAATTGGATGCCCCTTTTTCTTCGCCCTTTACAATTTCTTCATACTGGCGGTAAATGAAGGGGGCTTCCAGCTGGGAGGCATTATATTTGGGTCGTTTTCCCAGCGTAAACAAAAGCTTTGATGGTTCATGAATTATTGAAGAAGGATCTGAATCAGATGGATGTATTTAATATATATACGATATTCCTTTTTTCAACAAAAAACTAATAACAGGTGGAATGATAATGGAACATTGGTTTCCTAAAAAGTTTACTCATAAGGAAAGATTGCAAATTGCCAACAAAATACTTGAAGTTTTAAAAGATAGATATAAAAAATCATTAGTATCGGTTGCAATTGAAGGCTCAACAGCTAAAGGCTTGGACGCACCAGAATCAGATCTTGAGTTAAGGGTGCTGTTGGATTGTGACTTGGATTATCATAGGTGGTATGCATTCTTTTTTGAAGGGATGTTTGTGGGGATTAGTTATAACTCTTATTTTAGAACATTGGAGGAATCTAAAGAGATTGATTACGAATGGTCTATAAGTGGTGATAACTTAGATACTGCTATAGTAATCTTTGACCCAAGTAATGTTTATGATGTGCTAAATCAAAATAATGAATTCGCTGAGCAAAGAGCAGATTTTAAAAAGCTAATAACAGAGTCTGTAACGGATATGTACGAACATATATATAAGGTTTTTACCTTGTCGGATAATGATTACATAAGCTTAAACAAGGAAGTGACCAACATAGCGTACTGGGCAGCTTTAACCGTTGGTTTAGCAAATAGAGTTAAATATAAATCGAACAAGAGTATGGTGGAAGAGAGTTTCGCATTAAAAAATACGCCTAGTAATTATGAAAAAAATATAAGAAACTTATTTTTAAATGAAAACTTATTTGATATAAAAAATGCTGTCAGTGTTTTATGGCCATCATTTGTTAAGTGGGTTTCTAGTGAGTTTGAGATAGATTTAAGCGATGATAATTTGAGCTTTGTGTAAAGACGAAAGGAACAACTCCATTATATGGTCATATTAAGTGCTTTTTTAAACTTTTAGTTGTTCTATCTCTGATAAATCAATGAGGATAAACGGGGTCCCCGAACTACAATTGTTATTTGACCACTTTAGCAACAAAAACAGCCGATACTTTCATAGACGCCTGGGATTCAGCCAAGCAAAGCAAAACGAACATCCCAATCGGAATGTTCGTTTGATGGAAGACTGCTTATCTTTTGACCGCATGAACGTAATGCACCGTCTCAAATGCAGACAAATAGTCAGAACGGTTTAGGAAAAATCGCTCCTGGATTGCCTCTGGTGATAAATGTTCATAAATAAGTAATCCTGCATCCTCTAACATTTTCTCCAGTTGGTTAAAAGAGAAACTAGATTTCATTGGTTCCCCGCTTGCTGCTGCCATTTGCACAATATGTTGGACTCTGTTCGATATTCCTTTTTCCTCAAAAAGTGTATCGTCCGGGTAATCAAAAACGATCGAACTGCCCGAAGGCACTTTGGCAAACAGTTTTTTCAATAAATCGGCATTTTCTTCTTTCATCAGATAATAGGACACACCTAAAAGACTGAAGAATGTTTTTTTGCTGGGAGAAAAACCTGCTTCCACTAGCGGCTGCTCCGTAAATCCTCCGGTTAAATCCATGGGGATAAAAGAAAGGTTGGCCGGCACTTCATAGTCCGACTGTTTCATCCGTTCCCTTTTAAATGCTTGTGTTGCTGGGTGGTCCACTTCGAATATTTTTAACTGATCCCTTAATTCGGGATGGCGTAAACTAAAGGTATCCATGCCAGCGCCAAGAATGACATACTGCTTAACACCTAATCGGATTTCATGAAGCAATACACTTTCACAATAGGCTGCACGTGCGAGAGGAGTAGGAGAAAGTTGAACTTGCGTAATCCATTTTAATATTTCATCTGGTTGGTCCTGAAACTGTCGGGCTACTTTTTCATTGAAAAAAGGAACCCCGTTGATCATGTTTTCCCGGATGTCGGCGAATTCTTTTTGGGTAATCAGTTTTTTTGCAACAAAGTCATCAAATACCTTTGGCTGGTCGTATTCACTGTGATAAGCACGGGCGAAAGCAGAAACAAGAGAAGTTAAACTGGACTTTTCGTTGTTCATTTATTGACCCTCTCCCTTAAACAAAATAAGATTCCCCTGGCCAGGAGAATCTTATTATACCTATACAATCATTTAATGTAAATTATAGCATAAATGGATTTTTTTATCAATTTTTTTGCTTGGTGTTATTCCTCTCCCAATTTCTTTGCAAGCTCACGGATATCCTCTTCTTGCTCCCTGCTTTTTTTGTAAATGAAATATACATTTTGAGCAGGGATCGTTTTTTGTGTTTCCATGGAAATGGGAATAAAACCTGTTGTGGAACGTTCGACCATTTCATCCGGCAAAAAACCCACACCCTCCAGCTCCTCGATCAGTTTCATTTCCAGCTCACTATGTCCGACTTCTATTAATGGTTTGAAAAAGTCACTTCCTAACTCAGCTTTCAACCAGTTTTCAAAATGATAACCCCAGTTCATATAAATCCACGGCAAACGGGTGAGTTCTTTTAGATTTTTTAGACTTGTACCAGCGAAGCACTTGTGGCCATACAAGCTATACGTGTCTTTCAATACGTGGATGGAAGCAATGTTCGGACTTAGCGGCTTACTATAGACGAATCCGGCATCAACCGTCCCATCGAGAACTTTTTCGACGATGACTGGAGAGTGATCGGTTTCCAATTTTAAGGAAAAGGCTCCATAGCGAGTAGGTAGCTGCGATAGTGATAGTGCGAAGGGCGGTATCATGTTCAGAAACCATCCGCTTGGACTTATCCCATAACTCCATTTGTCTTTGTAAATATGGCACTAGTTCAGCCCCGATTGGAGCCAGTTTTATCCCTCTCTTGCTTCTCACGATCAATTGTTTGCCGTAAAAGTTTTCTATCGCTTGGATTCTGGAAGTCACGGTGGACTGTGTGATATGTAATAACTCTGCTGCTTTGGTAAAACTTTTCACATCGGCCACGGTCAAAAAGGTTTTCAATTGTTCGTAATCCATTCTGCAAGTCGCTCCTCTGTTATTGGAAAATCCGATATTGATCATCGGAAAATTCATTTTGTCTATTATAGCACGTTGGATTAAAATGAGTGTCAGGATGATCAGGGAGGCGAGAACGATGGAAAATCTTCATGTGTTTATCGAAGAATTTGCTTATGCATGGATGGAGGCAAGAAGAAAACCGGGCACGCATCTGGAAAGAAAACCCCTCTTTATAAAAGTGGATTTCGGGGAGGAAGTGGCAGGGCGAAGAGCAGAGTTTTTGGTTGTACGGGATTCTGTCGATAAGAGAGATTTTTTAGCGGATGAAGGAGACCATTGGTTAAACGTGGTCGGTGACAATGATCCAGGAGAACTTGAGCATTATGAATGGGTCGCAAAAGAATACCTGATGTATCATCCTGATATTCCCCAACAATTTATCGGGAGGCAAAGCATTCATGATCACCACTCTGTAAAGCGTATTGATACGGGATCAATGGCTGCCAAGGTCAATGCTTTTTTTGACAAAGACTTTGCCGATCGGGAGCGGTTAAATGAATCTTCTGTTGAGTATTATGTCATTTATGATAACGGCGAATTGGCGGGACACGGGAGAGTTTCTTTCCTGAAGGAAAGGGATATTTGCTGCCTGGATAATATTTACATTGATTCCAAGTATCGCAGAAAAGGGTTGGCAAAAAAACTTTGTTCGCATTTGCTTGCCCAGGCTAAGGAAAATTCCTGCAGTCGTTGTATTCTGGGATCTTCTCAACAAGGCATGCGTTTGTATGAAAAGCTGGGATTCGACATCGTTTCTAATATGTATGTCTATCAATACAAAGCGGGGGAGGGAAAATAGATATGGATCGTAAGTTAGCGGAACATGTGAAAACAGATCGCTTACTGCTCCGAAAGCCAAGGGTGGAAGATGCCGGGGATGTTTTTGCGATAGAAAGTGATCCGGAAACCAATCGTTTTAGACCAGCCGGCCCGATGAAGTCGATGGAAGAAGCCATTGAAACGATAAAAGAATGGAGAGACAACTGGTCTGCAGACGGATGCGGGTATTGGCTCGTTGTTTTGCCGGAAACAGATGAAGTAATCGGCATCACCGGCATCAGAAGGATTTACTGGAGGAAAAGGGATGTGTTGAATCTATACTATCGCTTTTCACCCAAAGCATGGGGAAAGGGCTATGCGGCAGAAGCGGCCGCTTTTTCAGTTAAAGTGGCTCGAAAAAACCTCCCAGGCTTTCCTGTGCTGGCAAGAATCCGCCCGATTAATACACCCTCGCAAAAAGTTGCAGAAAAAAGTGGATTAAAGCGACGGCCAGACTTGGATACAGCCGGCCATAAGGTTTTTGCTTTGGGGTGGGAGATTGATATGGTAAACGGATAGAAGATAATAGGATATTGTGAAATGTCATTTTGCACAATTCCAGTTTATGTTAACATTGGTTAAAAATAAACTGGATGTTGGGGGCTATGTTTAAGTCAGATTTTGTAAACTATACAATTCGGATTATCCTCATGTGGGTGACCTACACAATAGTTATCTTCAGCCAGGAGGACTTCAGGAATAACGCCGTGCTATTAGCCATTGTCACCATTTTGTATCTGTTGTTTTCCTATATTTATGTGAGAAAAGCGGTAAAAGCGAGCAAAAAAGAAAGGGAATCCTGTTAATTCCAGTAAGAAGAATTTGTTGACAATACAAAGCACTTCAAAATAGAAAATAGTGAGGCAATTACATGCAAAACATATTCATACTAGCGTTAGTCTCGTGTACTATCCTGATTTGCGGATGCGAATCAAATGAGGTGATGGATTATTACGAGGAAACAAAAAGCACCGATCTATCAGAGATAGCCATCAATACACTGACTTTGAATGATACGGATACGCAGGTGAAAGAGGTATTGGGGGAGCCTGATTTTACAGAAACAGTGGAGCAGCCTCCATCCACTTATTACCTATATGGCGATGATGAACAAGTTTATGATTTGGATGTCAGGTTGGTCGATGGGAAAGTAAAGCGGTTTTTCCTTTCGAAAAATAACTTTTCTTCAGGAATAGGGGACCTGATTGGAAAACCTGAACAAGCTGTTTATAAGTTATTCGGGGATGATTATTATGAACGGACGGATACAGGGACGGATGTGATTGGCTACTTTGACAAGCCGAATAAAATAAATATGGAATTCACGGTCGATGAAACGGTCACAGGCATCATCGTATCGGAAATAGAATGAAAGAGATGAAGCCCCGGAATCCAACAGTTTTTCCGGGGCTTATTTTACGTAAGAAAGTTCTCCTTACTGCTTCAAAGGTTCCTGTCTCATACTCAAGCTAAATCCGACATAGGCCAGCAATGCCAGCAAAATCGATGTGACGACTGCATGCATTCCGAATGGCTCGGGATAAAAAGACTGGAATACTATATAAGAGATGATGCCGACCAGCATCGAAGCAATTGCTCCGTATTTATTGCCTTTATCCCAATACAAGCCCATCACAATTGGCCAGATGAACGCCGCTTCCAATCCGCCGATGGCAAACAGGTTCAGCCAGATGATTAAGTCTGGCGGATTTACCGCCATTAGGAAGACCAGGATGCCAAGCAATGCGGTGATCCCCATGCTCATTCCTTGTACTTTTTTTCTGGATGCTTCCGGTTTTATATAGTTGATATAGACGTCCTTGACGATTGTAGAACTGACAATCAACAAGAGCGAGTCGACCGTCGACATAATAGCCGCCAACGGTGCGGCCAAGACAACACCTGCCAGCCATGAAGGCAGTACTTCCAGAGCAATCAGCGGCATGACTCTGTCACCAATTTCAATGCCAGGCAAAATAGGCCGGGCAAATACACCAATCAAGTGCATATTC
Encoded proteins:
- a CDS encoding kanamycin nucleotidyltransferase C-terminal domain-containing protein gives rise to the protein MEHWFPKKFTHKERLQIANKILEVLKDRYKKSLVSVAIEGSTAKGLDAPESDLELRVLLDCDLDYHRWYAFFFEGMFVGISYNSYFRTLEESKEIDYEWSISGDNLDTAIVIFDPSNVYDVLNQNNEFAEQRADFKKLITESVTDMYEHIYKVFTLSDNDYISLNKEVTNIAYWAALTVGLANRVKYKSNKSMVEESFALKNTPSNYEKNIRNLFLNENLFDIKNAVSVLWPSFVKWVSSEFEIDLSDDNLSFV
- a CDS encoding class I SAM-dependent methyltransferase, with translation MNNEKSSLTSLVSAFARAYHSEYDQPKVFDDFVAKKLITQKEFADIRENMINGVPFFNEKVARQFQDQPDEILKWITQVQLSPTPLARAAYCESVLLHEIRLGVKQYVILGAGMDTFSLRHPELRDQLKIFEVDHPATQAFKRERMKQSDYEVPANLSFIPMDLTGGFTEQPLVEAGFSPSKKTFFSLLGVSYYLMKEENADLLKKLFAKVPSGSSIVFDYPDDTLFEEKGISNRVQHIVQMAAASGEPMKSSFSFNQLEKMLEDAGLLIYEHLSPEAIQERFFLNRSDYLSAFETVHYVHAVKR
- a CDS encoding LysR substrate-binding domain-containing protein; protein product: METDHSPVIVEKVLDGTVDAGFVYSKPLSPNIASIHVLKDTYSLYGHKCFAGTSLKNLKELTRLPWIYMNWGYHFENWLKAELGSDFFKPLIEVGHSELEMKLIEELEGVGFLPDEMVERSTTGFIPISMETQKTIPAQNVYFIYKKSREQEEDIRELAKKLGEE
- a CDS encoding LysR family transcriptional regulator, whose amino-acid sequence is MDYEQLKTFLTVADVKSFTKAAELLHITQSTVTSRIQAIENFYGKQLIVRSKRGIKLAPIGAELVPYLQRQMELWDKSKRMVSEHDTALRTITIAATYSLWSLFLKIGNRSLSSHRRKSSRWDG
- a CDS encoding GNAT family N-acetyltransferase — encoded protein: MENLHVFIEEFAYAWMEARRKPGTHLERKPLFIKVDFGEEVAGRRAEFLVVRDSVDKRDFLADEGDHWLNVVGDNDPGELEHYEWVAKEYLMYHPDIPQQFIGRQSIHDHHSVKRIDTGSMAAKVNAFFDKDFADRERLNESSVEYYVIYDNGELAGHGRVSFLKERDICCLDNIYIDSKYRRKGLAKKLCSHLLAQAKENSCSRCILGSSQQGMRLYEKLGFDIVSNMYVYQYKAGEGK
- a CDS encoding GNAT family N-acetyltransferase; amino-acid sequence: MDRKLAEHVKTDRLLLRKPRVEDAGDVFAIESDPETNRFRPAGPMKSMEEAIETIKEWRDNWSADGCGYWLVVLPETDEVIGITGIRRIYWRKRDVLNLYYRFSPKAWGKGYAAEAAAFSVKVARKNLPGFPVLARIRPINTPSQKVAEKSGLKRRPDLDTAGHKVFALGWEIDMVNG